A window of the Egibacter rhizosphaerae genome harbors these coding sequences:
- a CDS encoding VOC family protein: MGRAVVHFEIEGRDAATLRAFYGALFDWQANVDPDNPAEYGLIDREENLDATGSGLGGAISRVPDEPSPSWNGPSRAEGYPGHVTVIVEVADVEATLRQAEALGGTRMQGPDPLFPGVQIGKFLDPERHLIGVITAQGQPPSE, translated from the coding sequence AGATCGAGGGCCGTGATGCTGCCACGTTGCGAGCGTTCTACGGCGCCCTGTTCGACTGGCAGGCCAATGTCGACCCCGACAATCCGGCGGAGTACGGCCTGATCGACCGTGAGGAGAACCTCGACGCCACAGGAAGCGGTCTTGGAGGTGCGATCAGCCGGGTCCCCGACGAACCGTCGCCCTCATGGAACGGGCCGTCGCGAGCGGAGGGATATCCCGGCCATGTCACCGTGATCGTCGAGGTTGCGGATGTGGAAGCGACCTTGCGCCAGGCCGAAGCACTGGGTGGTACACGGATGCAAGGCCCCGATCCTCTCTTTCCCGGAGTCCAGATCGGCAAGTTCCTCGACCCCGAACGCCACCTAATCGGTGTCATCACCGCACAAGGCCAGCCACCCTCTGAATAG
- a CDS encoding IS1634 family transposase — translation MYIRRSARRRKDGSEVVYVQLCHNEWDASRGRSVTKVLHNLGREDQLDPDAVERLIGSLRRLLSPERQLAEAGAAEALVWQSSARYGGAWTLDGLWRQLGIDQTLRALLKGRRLDASAERVLFALVANRALEPMSKHAAATRWVGSQAAVPGLEGTSDDACYRAMDRLVEVEGALAEQVYSSVANLLNLETDLILFDTTSTYFELDEPDVAVDGDGETQAGLRSHGNSKDHRGDLPQVVVGLAVTREGIPIRCWVWPGNTADAALIRQAKDDLRAWQLSRVVWVGDRGFASAENRRYLQRAGGHYILGEKLRSHSPEAQAALSRQGRYRQVAGNLRVKEVALDDTSDRFVICHNPEQADRDQAIRGRLVAQLSERISGSDALSATRRTELRGELRTKPGLHRFLRVTKGGRLRVDQTAVAAEAKLDGKFLLRTSDPSLTPEDVALGYKQLAEVEAGWRDMKHTLDLRPIYHRLEDRIRVHVTLCWLALLLIRIAETATGDMWRNLRDELDALHLGTFASPTATVTRRTETTPEQQRILAALDVAEPPAFSDITLARDAAA, via the coding sequence ATGTATATCAGGCGGTCGGCGCGGCGGCGCAAGGACGGCAGCGAGGTCGTGTACGTGCAGTTGTGCCACAACGAGTGGGACGCCTCTCGGGGCCGGTCGGTCACCAAGGTGCTGCACAACCTCGGCCGCGAGGACCAGCTCGATCCCGACGCGGTCGAGCGGTTGATCGGCTCGCTGCGTCGGCTGCTGTCGCCCGAGCGGCAGCTGGCTGAGGCGGGTGCGGCGGAGGCGCTGGTGTGGCAGTCCTCGGCGCGGTACGGGGGGGCGTGGACGCTGGATGGGTTGTGGCGCCAGCTGGGCATCGATCAGACCCTGCGCGCGCTGCTCAAGGGTCGCCGCCTGGACGCGTCCGCTGAGCGGGTGCTGTTCGCGCTGGTGGCCAACCGAGCGTTGGAGCCGATGAGCAAGCACGCCGCGGCGACCCGGTGGGTGGGCAGTCAGGCCGCCGTCCCCGGGCTCGAGGGGACAAGCGATGACGCGTGCTACCGGGCGATGGACCGGCTGGTCGAGGTCGAGGGCGCCCTCGCTGAGCAGGTGTACTCAAGCGTGGCCAACCTGTTGAACCTCGAGACCGATCTGATCCTGTTCGATACGACCTCGACGTACTTCGAGCTCGACGAGCCCGACGTCGCCGTCGACGGTGACGGCGAGACGCAGGCGGGGTTGCGCAGTCACGGCAACAGCAAGGACCACCGCGGCGATCTGCCGCAGGTCGTGGTCGGGCTGGCGGTCACCCGGGAGGGGATCCCGATCCGCTGCTGGGTGTGGCCGGGCAACACCGCCGATGCCGCGCTGATCCGCCAGGCCAAGGACGACCTGCGCGCCTGGCAGCTCTCGAGGGTGGTGTGGGTCGGCGACCGCGGGTTCGCCTCGGCGGAGAACCGCCGGTATCTGCAGCGCGCCGGGGGGCACTACATCCTCGGCGAGAAGCTCCGCTCACACTCGCCCGAGGCCCAGGCGGCACTGTCCCGGCAGGGCCGCTACCGCCAGGTCGCGGGCAACCTGCGCGTCAAGGAAGTCGCCCTCGACGACACCTCGGACCGGTTCGTGATCTGTCACAACCCCGAGCAAGCCGACCGCGACCAAGCCATCCGCGGACGCCTCGTCGCCCAGCTGTCCGAGCGGATCTCAGGCTCCGATGCGCTCTCTGCCACGCGGCGCACCGAGCTGCGCGGCGAGCTGCGCACCAAGCCGGGGCTGCACCGCTTCCTGCGGGTCACCAAGGGCGGGCGGCTGCGCGTCGACCAGACCGCGGTCGCCGCTGAGGCCAAGCTCGACGGCAAGTTCCTGCTGCGCACCTCAGATCCCAGCCTCACGCCTGAGGACGTCGCGTTGGGCTACAAGCAGCTCGCCGAAGTCGAAGCCGGCTGGCGCGACATGAAGCACACCCTCGACCTGCGCCCGATCTACCACCGCCTCGAGGACCGCATCCGCGTCCACGTCACCCTCTGCTGGCTCGCGTTGCTGCTCATCCGCATCGCCGAGACGGCCACCGGCGACATGTGGCGCAACCTGCGCGACGAACTCGACGCCCTGCACCTCGGCACGTTTGCCAGCCCCACCGCCACCGTGACCCGGCGCACCGAGACCACGCCAGAGCAGCAGCGCATCCTCGCCGCCCTCGACGTCGCCGAACCGCCCGCGTTCAGCGACATCACCCTCGCCCGAGACGCCGCGGCCTAG
- a CDS encoding tyrosine-type recombinase/integrase, with the protein MPLDNDTLAALDTWTAHRGQQRALPHPRHGRPTDFLFTERDRRLGPWRIRKALNHAVTEAGLTGRDGAPLRVVPHQLRHTYATGLANAGMTLQARVLGAVGLRAPRERRAPQPSPTRATPTPSNHPKTGGPPF; encoded by the coding sequence GTGCCCCTCGACAACGACACCCTCGCCGCCCTCGACACCTGGACGGCCCACCGCGGCCAGCAGCGCGCCCTGCCGCATCCCCGCCACGGCCGGCCCACCGACTTCCTGTTCACCGAACGCGACCGCCGGCTCGGGCCCTGGCGCATCCGCAAGGCCCTCAACCACGCCGTCACCGAGGCGGGATTGACCGGCCGCGACGGCGCGCCGCTGCGCGTCGTGCCCCACCAGCTGCGCCACACCTACGCCACCGGTCTGGCCAACGCCGGCATGACCCTGCAAGCGCGCGTGCTCGGCGCGGTCGGCCTCAGGGCACCGCGGGAGCGGCGGGCACCGCAGCCCTCGCCAACAAGAGCCACCCCGACCCCGAGCAACCATCCGAAGACCGGTGGGCCCCCCTTTTGA
- a CDS encoding ArsR/SmtB family transcription factor, producing the protein MARAATTSDVFNAIAEPQRREILVLLRAGERPVTALAQELGLSQPGASKHLRVLREVGLVRDRKAGKQRLYGLDARGLRPVHEWTGGFERFWNESFDRLDTYVQDLKQARQEE; encoded by the coding sequence ATGGCACGAGCAGCGACGACGTCGGACGTCTTCAACGCGATCGCCGAGCCGCAGCGCCGGGAGATCCTGGTGTTGCTGCGGGCGGGTGAGCGGCCGGTGACCGCGTTGGCCCAGGAGCTGGGGCTGTCCCAGCCGGGGGCGTCCAAACACCTGCGGGTGCTCCGGGAGGTCGGGCTGGTGCGGGACCGCAAGGCAGGCAAGCAGCGCCTGTACGGCCTTGACGCCCGCGGGCTGCGACCGGTCCACGAGTGGACCGGCGGGTTCGAACGGTTCTGGAACGAGAGCTTCGACCGGCTAGACACATACGTGCAGGACCTCAAGCAGGCAAGGCAGGAGGAGTGA
- a CDS encoding SRPBCC family protein, whose protein sequence is MAETGRDAPAQSATADREIVISRVISAPRELVFEAFTEVRHLSRWWGPEGFTTTTRAFEFRVGGEWDFVMHGRDGTDYQEWITWTEIAPPERIALLHGESRDDPNAFESVLTFAPDGAATRIEMRTVFPTKELRDEAVEKYHAIEGGQQTLSNLAAYVTENVQKGVED, encoded by the coding sequence ATGGCAGAGACAGGACGGGACGCGCCGGCGCAGTCCGCGACGGCCGACCGCGAGATCGTGATCTCCCGGGTCATCAGTGCCCCACGGGAGCTGGTGTTCGAGGCGTTCACCGAAGTCCGGCACCTGTCGCGATGGTGGGGACCGGAGGGGTTCACCACCACCACGCGGGCGTTCGAGTTCCGCGTCGGCGGGGAGTGGGACTTCGTGATGCACGGACGGGACGGGACGGACTACCAGGAGTGGATCACCTGGACCGAGATCGCCCCGCCGGAGCGGATCGCGCTGCTGCACGGTGAGTCCCGCGACGACCCGAACGCCTTCGAGTCGGTCCTGACGTTCGCGCCCGACGGCGCGGCGACCCGGATCGAGATGCGCACGGTGTTCCCCACCAAGGAACTGCGCGACGAGGCGGTCGAGAAGTACCACGCGATCGAGGGCGGCCAGCAGACCCTGAGCAACCTGGCTGCCTACGTCACCGAGAACGTGCAGAAGGGAGTTGAGGACTGA
- a CDS encoding dihydrofolate reductase family protein, with amino-acid sequence MAGKVFFSVSMSLDGFIAPESLEDLMGQQWMELQQWMFPQRFIRENLKLGEGGEEGRDNDIVRETFERTGASVMGKRMFEAGEHAWPEEAPFHTPVFVVTHEKRDPWERPGGTTFHFVNDGIEPALDQAREAAGHRDVRIAGGGATILEYVNAGLIDEFSITLSPVLFGSGIRLFEGVDAGRVALEPVRAEPSPRVTHLTYTVRER; translated from the coding sequence ATGGCCGGGAAGGTGTTCTTCAGCGTCTCGATGTCGCTGGACGGGTTCATCGCGCCCGAGTCCCTTGAGGACTTGATGGGGCAGCAGTGGATGGAACTGCAGCAGTGGATGTTCCCGCAACGGTTCATCCGGGAGAATCTGAAGCTCGGCGAGGGCGGCGAGGAAGGGCGTGACAACGACATCGTGCGGGAGACGTTCGAGCGCACCGGCGCGAGCGTGATGGGCAAGCGCATGTTCGAAGCCGGCGAGCATGCGTGGCCGGAGGAGGCGCCGTTCCACACGCCGGTCTTCGTCGTGACGCACGAGAAGCGTGACCCCTGGGAGCGGCCGGGTGGGACCACCTTCCACTTCGTCAACGACGGCATCGAGCCCGCCCTCGACCAGGCCCGCGAGGCCGCCGGCCACCGGGACGTCCGCATCGCAGGCGGCGGCGCGACGATCCTGGAGTACGTGAACGCCGGCCTGATCGACGAGTTCTCGATCACGCTTTCACCCGTGCTGTTCGGCTCCGGAATCCGCCTGTTCGAAGGCGTGGACGCGGGCCGCGTGGCCCTAGAGCCCGTCCGCGCGGAGCCCTCCCCAAGGGTGACGCACCTGACCTACACCGTCCGGGAGCGGTAG
- a CDS encoding class I SAM-dependent methyltransferase, giving the protein MSAQGSGDHRGGERLPHDREASYAQTPPWDIGRPQAPFIALANAGHLHGAVLDLGCGTGEHALLAAEMGLPPTGVDLAPTAIATARDKARQRGLQARFLVDDALAVDMLDETFDVIIDCGFFHVLPDSARGSLVNVLGRVMASGAAYHLLCFSDRVPGSDGPRRIRQEEIRSIFAEGFSVESIAESQIEATFLDVPVPAWLARITR; this is encoded by the coding sequence ATGTCGGCCCAAGGCAGCGGAGATCACCGGGGCGGTGAGCGGCTCCCGCACGACCGGGAGGCGTCCTACGCTCAGACCCCACCTTGGGACATCGGCCGGCCGCAGGCTCCTTTCATCGCGTTGGCCAACGCCGGTCATTTGCACGGCGCGGTCCTGGACCTTGGCTGTGGGACCGGTGAGCACGCCCTGCTGGCCGCCGAGATGGGCCTGCCGCCAACGGGGGTCGACCTCGCTCCGACGGCGATCGCCACAGCGCGGGACAAGGCGCGGCAGCGGGGTCTGCAGGCCCGGTTCCTCGTGGACGACGCACTGGCCGTCGACATGCTCGACGAGACCTTCGACGTGATTATCGACTGCGGGTTCTTCCACGTGCTGCCTGACTCGGCTCGCGGGTCGCTCGTGAACGTGCTTGGGCGAGTCATGGCGTCAGGGGCGGCCTACCACTTGCTATGCTTCAGCGATCGCGTGCCCGGCAGCGACGGTCCGCGCCGAATCCGTCAGGAGGAGATCCGGTCAATCTTCGCCGAGGGGTTTTCGGTCGAATCCATCGCCGAGTCGCAGATCGAGGCGACCTTCCTCGATGTTCCCGTGCCCGCATGGCTCGCGAGGATAACCCGCTAG
- a CDS encoding helix-turn-helix domain-containing protein, whose product MTLRLAEARSWAERYAVADSVLTDRFTQDPGPDPRLDHAWHRLSIEKGRGSLPRLADQLGWSSRHLARRFADGIGLAPSTAARLVRFETAAAFLQAPAAPTWAEVAASSGYADQPHLIRDVRDFAHTTPGRLRTEVVACVPQL is encoded by the coding sequence ATGACCCTGCGGTTGGCGGAGGCGCGTTCGTGGGCGGAACGGTACGCGGTCGCCGACAGCGTGCTGACCGATCGCTTCACGCAGGACCCTGGCCCCGACCCACGGTTGGACCACGCATGGCACCGCCTGAGCATCGAGAAGGGACGAGGAAGCCTCCCGCGGCTCGCTGATCAACTCGGCTGGTCGTCGCGGCACCTCGCCCGACGCTTCGCCGACGGGATCGGGCTGGCGCCCTCGACGGCCGCGCGACTCGTCCGCTTCGAGACCGCCGCAGCCTTCCTCCAGGCACCAGCCGCACCTACCTGGGCCGAGGTAGCAGCCAGCTCCGGCTACGCCGACCAACCGCACCTGATCCGTGATGTCCGAGACTTCGCGCACACCACGCCCGGGCGGTTGCGCACGGAAGTTGTCGCGTGCGTGCCACAGCTCTAG
- a CDS encoding DUF4162 domain-containing protein has protein sequence MRGLRSGRGATVVLTTHYLEEADALCDRVLIIDAGRVVAADTPDALKRRVSGDVVTLDLSEEAALARAEQELAGLPDVRDVHAEHHNVRLTVDEGERTVLALVRRLDDAGIDVGGFSVMRPSLDDVFLTLTGRSLRDAEHAPTADHTDAPADPLPVGGGDRHA, from the coding sequence GTGCGCGGCTTGCGCAGCGGCCGCGGGGCGACCGTCGTGCTGACCACGCACTACCTCGAAGAGGCGGACGCGCTGTGCGACCGGGTCCTCATCATCGATGCCGGCCGGGTCGTCGCCGCCGACACGCCGGACGCGCTCAAGCGTCGCGTCTCCGGCGACGTGGTAACGCTCGACCTCTCGGAGGAGGCGGCGCTCGCTCGTGCCGAGCAGGAGCTCGCCGGCCTGCCGGACGTCCGCGACGTCCACGCCGAGCACCACAACGTCCGGCTGACGGTCGACGAGGGCGAGCGGACGGTGCTCGCGCTCGTGCGCCGCCTCGACGACGCCGGGATCGACGTGGGCGGGTTCAGCGTCATGCGGCCCAGCCTCGACGACGTGTTCCTCACGCTGACCGGCCGCTCGCTGCGCGATGCCGAGCACGCCCCGACCGCCGACCACACCGACGCCCCCGCCGACCCGCTGCCCGTCGGCGGCGGGGACCGCCACGCCTGA
- a CDS encoding ABC transporter permease, producing MERERVTPARRGALLTGRVLSTLTALLVQSLLLVLIAVAFFGLRPSPGGVVLTLLLVALLGATFASLSYALGLVAPGEDTVASVLNSVTLPLLLLSGILLPMSLGPTWLYNLSRANPVSYLVDAARDLFAGQFATGDVVAGFVIAAVLALVGGIVGTRTFQRASS from the coding sequence ATCGAGCGCGAGCGGGTGACGCCCGCCCGTCGCGGTGCGCTGCTGACCGGCCGCGTGCTGTCGACGTTGACGGCGCTGTTGGTGCAGTCGCTGCTGCTGGTCCTGATCGCGGTCGCGTTCTTCGGGTTGCGGCCGAGCCCCGGTGGGGTGGTCCTCACGCTGCTCCTCGTGGCGTTGCTCGGCGCCACCTTCGCGTCGCTCTCCTACGCCCTGGGGCTCGTCGCTCCCGGCGAGGACACCGTCGCGTCGGTGCTCAACAGCGTGACCCTGCCGCTGCTGTTGCTGTCCGGCATCCTCCTGCCGATGTCGCTCGGGCCGACGTGGCTCTACAACCTCTCGCGCGCGAACCCCGTCTCCTACCTCGTCGACGCCGCCCGGGACCTGTTCGCCGGCCAGTTCGCGACCGGAGACGTCGTCGCCGGCTTCGTCATCGCGGCCGTGCTGGCCCTGGTCGGCGGGATCGTCGGTACCCGGACGTTCCAGCGCGCGTCGAGCTGA
- a CDS encoding DUF1697 domain-containing protein, translated as MSHMVFLLRGINVGGRARVPMAELRETLGDLGLTDVETYLQSGNVAFAAPSDDPEDLVGTVEAALADRFGFEIRVLLRTHGDLAAVVADNPFLARASGPKSLHVAFLAAAPPAQRVDGLDPDRSPPDAFAVAGREIYLHYPNGAGRSKLTLDYLERQLGTVGTARHWNTVTRLASMTAP; from the coding sequence ATGAGCCATATGGTCTTCCTGCTGCGCGGCATCAACGTCGGGGGCCGCGCCCGAGTGCCCATGGCCGAGCTGCGCGAGACGCTCGGCGACCTGGGGCTGACCGACGTCGAGACCTACCTGCAGAGCGGCAACGTGGCGTTCGCCGCGCCGTCGGACGACCCCGAGGACCTCGTCGGGACCGTGGAGGCCGCGCTGGCCGACCGGTTCGGCTTCGAGATCCGGGTGCTGCTGCGGACCCACGGAGACCTCGCCGCCGTCGTCGCCGACAACCCGTTCCTCGCCCGGGCGTCCGGCCCGAAGTCGCTGCACGTGGCGTTCCTCGCGGCGGCACCACCGGCCCAGCGCGTGGACGGCCTCGATCCCGACCGATCCCCGCCCGACGCCTTCGCGGTCGCCGGGCGGGAGATCTACCTGCACTACCCGAACGGCGCCGGCCGCTCGAAGCTCACGCTCGACTACCTCGAGCGGCAACTGGGCACGGTCGGCACCGCCCGGCACTGGAACACGGTCACGAGGCTCGCCTCGATGACCGCGCCGTGA
- a CDS encoding VOC family protein — translation MDTSTTDATTPVTVWPVLVYDDARAAIAFLVEAFGFEEVAVYPDERDDRLVVHAELRWPGGGLMLGSRGAGQEPFASVPACPAITYVVTDDPDALYRRAKAAGAEVVRELRDEDYGSRDFSVRDVEGNLWAFGTYAGE, via the coding sequence ATGGACACTTCAACCACCGATGCGACCACGCCCGTCACCGTCTGGCCGGTGCTCGTCTACGACGACGCCCGCGCCGCGATCGCCTTCCTCGTCGAGGCCTTCGGCTTCGAGGAGGTCGCCGTCTACCCGGACGAACGCGACGACCGCCTCGTCGTCCACGCCGAGCTCCGCTGGCCCGGCGGGGGCCTCATGCTCGGTTCCCGGGGCGCGGGGCAGGAGCCCTTCGCCTCCGTGCCCGCGTGCCCGGCCATCACCTACGTCGTCACCGACGACCCGGACGCGCTCTACCGACGGGCCAAGGCGGCCGGCGCGGAGGTCGTCCGCGAGTTGCGCGACGAGGACTACGGGTCCCGGGACTTCTCCGTCCGCGACGTCGAGGGGAACCTCTGGGCGTTCGGCACCTACGCCGGGGAGTGA
- a CDS encoding AraC family transcriptional regulator, with the protein MEQVTEVWFGPPHEALRPEVERYVGYRFAGFPAGLHRGLPSRHLTFIVSLAEPIEVAAMPDPTQPGGSYAAVVGGLQGAPAVVAHDGDQVGIGVELAPTGARALFGMPAGAIASTVVELTDLLGRGVATLPERTAQAGTWGERFAILDEVLVASLRDRTRTPADVAWAWRRLEASGGTVPVGALARELGWSRRHFSERFRRELGLPPKVAAGVLRFDRARWLLGRDDHPDLATVAATCGYADQSHLTRDWNRFAGCPPTVWLAEELPFVQDEPDADHGD; encoded by the coding sequence ATGGAGCAGGTGACGGAGGTCTGGTTCGGGCCTCCACACGAGGCCCTGCGGCCCGAGGTCGAGCGCTACGTCGGGTACCGGTTCGCCGGCTTCCCCGCCGGGCTCCACCGCGGGCTGCCCTCCAGGCACCTGACGTTCATCGTGAGCCTCGCCGAGCCGATCGAGGTAGCGGCGATGCCGGATCCGACGCAGCCGGGCGGCTCGTACGCGGCCGTGGTCGGCGGGCTGCAGGGGGCCCCGGCGGTCGTCGCGCACGACGGGGACCAGGTGGGCATCGGGGTCGAGCTGGCACCGACCGGGGCGCGGGCGCTGTTCGGCATGCCGGCCGGCGCGATCGCCTCGACCGTCGTCGAGCTCACCGACCTGCTCGGCAGGGGCGTGGCCACGCTACCCGAGCGGACGGCGCAGGCGGGCACGTGGGGCGAGCGATTCGCGATCCTCGACGAGGTGCTCGTCGCGTCCTTGCGGGACCGCACCCGGACGCCGGCCGACGTGGCGTGGGCGTGGCGACGCCTCGAGGCGTCCGGCGGCACGGTGCCCGTCGGCGCGCTCGCCCGGGAGCTCGGGTGGAGCCGGCGGCACTTCTCCGAGCGCTTCCGTCGCGAGCTGGGACTCCCACCCAAGGTGGCCGCCGGCGTGCTGCGCTTCGACCGGGCACGCTGGCTGCTCGGCCGCGACGACCACCCGGACCTGGCCACCGTCGCGGCAACGTGCGGGTACGCCGACCAGTCCCATCTCACGCGGGACTGGAACCGGTTCGCCGGCTGCCCCCCGACGGTGTGGCTCGCCGAGGAGCTCCCATTCGTTCAAGACGAACCGGACGCGGACCACGGAGACTGA
- a CDS encoding VOC family protein, whose protein sequence is MDVVSVRYIVDDVEQAIAFYRDHLGFDVDLHPAPGFARLHKDRLRLLLNAPGAGGAGRAGGGDDGPRPGGWNRFQLTVEDLDGLVATLRAAGVTFRSDVVSGMGGRQALVADPAGNVVELFEPHQD, encoded by the coding sequence ATGGATGTCGTGAGCGTGCGCTACATCGTCGACGACGTCGAGCAAGCCATCGCCTTCTACCGTGACCATCTCGGGTTCGACGTCGACCTCCACCCCGCGCCGGGGTTCGCCAGGCTCCACAAGGATCGCCTCCGGCTGCTGCTCAACGCACCCGGGGCCGGGGGCGCCGGCCGCGCCGGTGGCGGCGACGACGGTCCACGACCGGGTGGCTGGAACCGCTTCCAGCTGACGGTCGAGGACCTGGACGGGCTCGTCGCGACCCTCCGGGCCGCGGGGGTGACGTTCCGCTCGGATGTCGTCAGCGGCATGGGCGGGCGACAGGCCCTCGTCGCCGACCCTGCCGGCAACGTCGTCGAACTGTTCGAGCCTCACCAGGACTGA
- a CDS encoding MMPL family transporter, whose translation MWLLGVSFNVLTATLTAIAVGIGVPYGVHVVNQFVEDLRDAHVDIAIERTLRATGAALTGSAVTTLGAFVVLSFSDLPPMQSLGRLGSVGIGFALLAAILVQPGALVLWARRRET comes from the coding sequence ATGTGGCTGCTCGGGGTCAGCTTCAACGTGCTGACCGCGACGCTGACCGCCATCGCCGTCGGTATCGGGGTGCCCTACGGGGTCCACGTCGTCAACCAGTTCGTCGAGGACCTCCGGGACGCCCACGTCGACATCGCGATCGAGCGCACGCTGCGAGCGACGGGGGCCGCGCTCACGGGGTCGGCCGTCACCACGCTCGGCGCGTTCGTCGTGCTGTCCTTCTCCGACCTGCCGCCGATGCAGTCGCTGGGACGGCTCGGGTCCGTCGGGATCGGGTTCGCGCTGCTCGCCGCGATCCTCGTGCAGCCGGGGGCGCTGGTCCTCTGGGCGCGCCGACGGGAAACCTGA
- a CDS encoding MMPL family transporter translates to MRGPIRLARRAPFAGIVVAAGLVAGSLLAATQLEVEFDRDDFVPEGSEVEATLAHQAELFGAGVTESTFVVVDGDLTDPTVLDALWEAEREVSGLEGVRTVGGTPQVLSVAALAAAMLEQPAEPASAHGDDAGSGDAPQSGPPGDVWTGDGFADDADLDALYDGLRQAVGETRMAQLLSADREAALVQIRTTAGDAGAESVRRGVEAAFAPVERAGATATVTSEPIIVSEMSDDLGAFQARAIGSTLVVVLVLLTGYYAFAHRRGVLGSSPWSRPSSAPRCCSARCGCSGSASTC, encoded by the coding sequence ATGCGCGGGCCGATCCGCCTGGCCCGCCGCGCCCCCTTCGCCGGGATCGTGGTCGCGGCGGGGCTCGTCGCCGGGTCGTTGCTGGCCGCGACCCAGCTGGAGGTCGAGTTCGACCGCGACGACTTCGTGCCCGAGGGCTCGGAGGTGGAGGCCACGCTCGCGCACCAGGCGGAGCTGTTCGGCGCCGGCGTCACCGAGTCCACGTTCGTGGTCGTCGACGGTGACCTGACCGACCCCACCGTGCTCGACGCCCTGTGGGAGGCGGAGCGCGAGGTCTCGGGCCTGGAAGGGGTCCGCACCGTCGGCGGGACCCCACAGGTGCTGTCCGTCGCCGCACTCGCCGCGGCGATGCTCGAACAGCCGGCGGAGCCCGCGTCCGCGCATGGCGACGACGCCGGGTCCGGCGACGCGCCGCAGTCCGGCCCACCCGGGGACGTCTGGACGGGCGACGGGTTCGCCGACGACGCGGACCTCGACGCGCTCTACGACGGACTGCGCCAAGCGGTCGGCGAGACGCGGATGGCCCAGCTCCTGTCCGCGGACCGTGAGGCGGCCCTCGTGCAGATCCGCACGACCGCCGGCGACGCCGGCGCCGAGAGCGTCCGACGCGGGGTCGAGGCGGCCTTCGCGCCGGTGGAGCGCGCTGGGGCCACGGCGACGGTGACGAGCGAGCCGATCATCGTCTCGGAGATGAGCGACGACCTCGGCGCGTTCCAGGCGCGGGCGATCGGTTCGACCCTCGTGGTGGTGCTGGTGCTGCTCACCGGCTACTACGCGTTCGCTCATCGCCGGGGGGTGCTGGGGTCGTCGCCATGGTCCCGGCCGTCGTCAGCTCCGCGTTGCTGCTCGGCACGATGTGGCTGCTCGGGGTCAGCTTCAACGTGCTGA